The DNA window TGTTCTTATTCGGCTCTGTAAAAATAAAATGGATTGCATTGGTTTATGTGGTGCTGGACATTATAAATATCCAGAACGGGAATGCCGGCGGGCATATCGCACATTTAGGCGGCGCATTGTTCGGATTCATTTTCATCAAACAGCTGCAGAATGGAAATGATTTATCCAAATCATTTTACATGGCAACAGATTTTCTTCCCAACTTATTTAAAAAGAAATCCAAACTGAAAGTCGTACATAAGAAAGAATATGCGTTTACTTCAGGACAACACAACAAAGAAAAAGTGAATACACAAAAAAACAAGACGCATCTGGATACCATCAGTAAACAGGAACGATTAGATGCCATTTTGGATAAGATCAATCGTTCCACCTACGATAGCCTGACCAAGGAAGAAAAAGATTTTTTATTTAAAATCAGCCAGGAGGACTGAGTTTGCATATCAATTTTTGATTATATTTCAGTTTCAAACGATCGAATGAAGTTTTTAAAATGGCTATTATCCTTCTCCTCCCGAACTGCCAATGTTGTCTTTGTGGTGCTTCTGCTGATAAGCCTTTCAGCTTCTTATATCAGTCCTGAAAAGATATGGTTCTTTCCATTTGTCGGCATGCTGCTGCCATTCTTGCTATTTGTCAATATCCTTTTCATCATCATCTGGATCTTGAGAAAAAGATATTTTGCCGTGATTTCCTGCCTGGCACTTGCAGCCTGCATGCCTCAGATACTAAGACTGACGGCAACCAACATCGGGAAACCTAAAAAAAGCAAATCTGCACACAATATTAAAGTAATGTCCTACAACGTGCGTGATTTTGATTTGTACAACTGGAGTGAGAACATCCATTCCAAAGAAAAGATATTTGAAACCATCCATGAAAAGAATCCGGATGTCATCTGTTTCCAGGAATTCTATAACGATACCACGGCAGAGTTCAGCACCATACAGCATTTGATACAGATGGGATATACACACTACTATTTTACCAAAGAACTCGTGCTGCGCAACACCGATGAATGGGGCATCGCCTTGTTTTCCAAATTTCCCATTAAAAATCATGGGGAAATCATCAAACAATCCTTTAAAACCGGCTACGGGAAAAGGCCGTTCAGAGGCCAGTATGCCGATATTGAAATCGGCGATACCGTTATCCGGTTTGTGAATGTCCATCTGCAGTCCATCTACTTTGGCAGCCGGGATTATGAGACGATTGAAGAATTCCGTTCGACGCAAAATGTCAATGAGCATGGGGCAAAAAGTATTATCCTGAAACTAAAGAGAGCGTTTGAAAGAAGAGCACAGCAGGCAGACGAATTAAGAGCGTTTTTAAATGCACAAACAAAGCCTGTCATCCTGTGCGGAGATTTCAACGACCTGCCTAATTCGTATGTCTCCAACACCATTTCGAAGAATCTGAAAGACGCCTTCCTGGATTACGGGTTTGGGATTGGACGTACCTATAACGGAAAGATTCCGTTTCTGAGAATCGACTATATCCTTACGTCTCCGTACATCGAAGTGCACCAATTTGAGAAAGTGAACAATACTATTTCAGATCATTTTCCGGTGTATGCAGAACTGTCTACATATTAACCTTATCGCTGACGGGATAATGGTTTCTGTCGGCTCCGTTGCGCGCCACCAGCTCGCCCAGGAATCCGGCAACAAATAACTGCGTACCGACGATTATCGTTAAGATACCCAAGTAAAAGATAGGCCTGTTCGTCATACCGACAATACCAAAAATGGTTTTTGTAATCGTCAGGTATATCAGAATTAGAATACCAAAGAAGAAGGACAATACGCCCAATGTTCCGAATATATGCATCGGACGTTTTCCATACCTTCCTACAAAAGTAATGCTCATTAGATCCAGGAACCCGTTCACAAAACGTTCGATGCCAAATTTGGTGGTTCCGTATTTGCGTTCGCGGTGCAGTACGGGCTTTTCCGTTATCCTGTCAAATCCCGCCCATTTGGCGATGACCGGAATATAGCGGTGCATTTCGCCGTACACTTCAATACTCTTTACCACTTTCTTCTGGTAGGCTTTCAGCCCGCAGTTAAAATCGTGGAGGTTATGAATACCGGACACGGAACGGGTAACCGCATTGAATAATTTAGTCGGTAGCGTTTTGGTTATGGGATCGTAGCGTTTTTTCTTCCATCCGGAAACGAGGTGATAACCATCCTCCGCAATCATCCTATACAGCTCCGGTATTTCATCCGGCGAATCCTGCAGGTCCGCATCCATCGTGATGACCACATCGCCCTGCGCCGCTTCAAAGCCCACCTGTAAGGCGGCCGACTTGCCGTAATTGCGCTGAAAGCGTATTCCTCTGATAGCCGGATTCTTTTCAGATGCCGTTTTTATCACCTGCCAGGAATTGTCCTTACTGCCATCGTCTACTGCAATCACTTCGTAGGAGAAATGATGCTCGGCCATCACCCTCTCTATCCAGGCAAATAATTCCGGCAGCGATTCATCTTCATTCAACAACGGTATGACGATACTGATATTCAAGTTTATTCTTTCTTTAAAACAATGGCTAAAAGTAGTGAAAATATTATTCCTATCCCGCTGTATAACATCATCACAATGGCAAAAGCTCCTTTGGGCATCAGTTGGGTTCCCGTCATCTTAGAAAATATGGTGTAAAATGTACTGATAAAAATGGCCAATACCAGACTGGCCATCCAGCCGCCTAAAAATCCCTGCATAAGGGAAAGTTTATTCCCCTGTATTTTCCTCGAAAGAAACTGTGTCATGCCCACCACTACCACAATGGAAGTCATCTGCAGAATCATAGCCTGCGGACGTCCGTACGGTAGTTTCTTTACATAAGCCAGTGTGAAAAAGGCAGCAAAGAACAGGGCAGATACCAATGCTGAAAACAACGTAATGGTGATGCCGCTCAATACACCTCTTGTGTTATTTTGGGGTAGTTCGTTCATATCTCATTATCCGGTCATCAGGAAAGTAAAGTGAATTTCCCTTTGGCATAAACGGCCTTTACCTTTCCTTTCAAGGGTTGGTTTATATACGGCGTATTCTTTGATTTGGAATGTATATCTTTCTCCGTAAACGTCCACTCCGTATTAAAATCCAGTATTGCAAAATCCTCGTTCTTCTTATCGGGCCGTATGATTTCCGCAGGATGGACGGACAATACATCCACCAGCCTCTCTTTGGTGATCACACCTTCCAGTTTTTTGTTCAAAAGCCCGAATGCGGTTTCCAATCCAATCATCCCGAAAGAAGCCACTTCAAACTCCTCATTCTTCCCATCGATATTAAGCGGCGTATGCTGTGTCGAAATACAGTCTATGGTACCGTCTTTCAGCCCT is part of the Sphingobacteriales bacterium genome and encodes:
- a CDS encoding endonuclease/exonuclease/phosphatase family protein translates to MKFLKWLLSFSSRTANVVFVVLLLISLSASYISPEKIWFFPFVGMLLPFLLFVNILFIIIWILRKRYFAVISCLALAACMPQILRLTATNIGKPKKSKSAHNIKVMSYNVRDFDLYNWSENIHSKEKIFETIHEKNPDVICFQEFYNDTTAEFSTIQHLIQMGYTHYYFTKELVLRNTDEWGIALFSKFPIKNHGEIIKQSFKTGYGKRPFRGQYADIEIGDTVIRFVNVHLQSIYFGSRDYETIEEFRSTQNVNEHGAKSIILKLKRAFERRAQQADELRAFLNAQTKPVILCGDFNDLPNSYVSNTISKNLKDAFLDYGFGIGRTYNGKIPFLRIDYILTSPYIEVHQFEKVNNTISDHFPVYAELSTY
- a CDS encoding glycosyltransferase, producing MNISIVIPLLNEDESLPELFAWIERVMAEHHFSYEVIAVDDGSKDNSWQVIKTASEKNPAIRGIRFQRNYGKSAALQVGFEAAQGDVVITMDADLQDSPDEIPELYRMIAEDGYHLVSGWKKKRYDPITKTLPTKLFNAVTRSVSGIHNLHDFNCGLKAYQKKVVKSIEVYGEMHRYIPVIAKWAGFDRITEKPVLHRERKYGTTKFGIERFVNGFLDLMSITFVGRYGKRPMHIFGTLGVLSFFFGILILIYLTITKTIFGIVGMTNRPIFYLGILTIIVGTQLFVAGFLGELVARNGADRNHYPVSDKVNM